A single window of Bradyrhizobium daqingense DNA harbors:
- a CDS encoding methyl-accepting chemotaxis protein yields MSGRIGSPSKRTLFPTLRFRAKVILGFAAVLVISAGSMAFSYLGFERVAAGVESYRSSVSEADLARTIDRELIAYRAAARYFVVTGKEDDAKAALEAEASLKNAIDQAVKSANKPARREALDKLGKEFSKFSATFAKILQAKRDSALLVQNQLQRNANLLKYKLDDIGNNASDSEAQAIEFGTKQVNAQFQTASSAASNFILNSDQATASSAVARLKFVENSLGSVYSMDDKIVAGLKDAKALLGAYREALEKLIANAKMIDDLVTEMSGSAGAILQGASAMKADLVAEQQRLDAESETTIGQTEQLVLILAVGGTLLGAVLAFLLGTGMSRPMIAMCKAMRELASGNFDVVLPGLGRKDEIGEMAGAVEEFKVQAVAKAERDAAASEVQNREQAASRRAELIRFADDFESAVGAIVSNVSASAVQLESAASTLTRTAETTQSLSSQVAGVSEQASSNMQSVATATEELSASVEEIGRQVRDSSRIAENAVVQARETDGRIGKLSHAAQQIGEVVKLITAIAEQTNLLALNATIEAARAGEAGRGFAVVASEVKSLASQTAKATDEISSHITGMQGATAESVAAIKEIGATIGQISSISTSIASAVEQQGAATQEIARSVQTVAQGTQTAATDIGEVNRGAAETGSASEEVLHSAKTLSSESTRLRAELDRFMANIRAA; encoded by the coding sequence ATGTCCGGGCGTATCGGGTCGCCGTCGAAGCGTACACTGTTTCCGACTCTCAGGTTCCGGGCCAAGGTCATTCTGGGCTTCGCCGCCGTGCTGGTGATCTCCGCCGGCAGCATGGCCTTCTCTTATCTGGGCTTCGAGCGGGTGGCGGCCGGGGTCGAATCCTACCGCAGCAGTGTGTCCGAGGCCGACCTTGCCCGCACCATCGACCGCGAGCTGATCGCCTATCGCGCCGCGGCCCGCTATTTCGTCGTGACCGGCAAGGAGGACGACGCCAAGGCGGCGCTGGAGGCAGAGGCCAGCCTGAAGAATGCGATCGATCAGGCTGTCAAGAGCGCCAACAAGCCGGCCCGGCGGGAGGCCCTCGACAAGCTCGGCAAGGAGTTTTCCAAGTTCTCCGCGACCTTCGCCAAGATCCTGCAAGCCAAGCGCGACAGCGCGCTGCTGGTCCAGAACCAGCTCCAGCGCAACGCCAATCTCCTGAAATACAAGCTCGACGACATCGGCAACAACGCGTCCGACTCCGAAGCGCAGGCGATCGAGTTCGGGACCAAGCAGGTCAATGCCCAGTTCCAGACCGCAAGCTCCGCGGCGAGCAATTTCATCCTCAATTCCGATCAGGCGACAGCCAGCAGCGCGGTCGCCCGGCTGAAATTCGTCGAGAACTCGCTGGGCTCGGTCTATTCCATGGACGACAAGATCGTCGCCGGGCTGAAGGACGCCAAAGCGCTGCTTGGCGCCTATCGCGAAGCGCTGGAGAAGCTGATCGCCAACGCCAAGATGATCGATGACCTCGTGACCGAAATGAGCGGCTCGGCCGGCGCGATCCTGCAGGGCGCCAGCGCCATGAAGGCGGACCTCGTCGCCGAACAGCAGCGGCTGGATGCGGAATCGGAGACGACCATCGGGCAGACCGAGCAACTGGTGCTGATCCTCGCCGTCGGCGGCACGTTGCTTGGTGCGGTTCTCGCCTTCCTGCTCGGGACCGGTATGTCGCGTCCGATGATCGCGATGTGCAAGGCGATGCGGGAGTTGGCCTCGGGCAATTTCGACGTGGTGCTGCCGGGTTTGGGACGCAAGGACGAGATCGGTGAGATGGCCGGCGCGGTCGAGGAGTTCAAGGTTCAGGCCGTGGCCAAGGCCGAGCGCGATGCCGCCGCCAGCGAAGTCCAGAACCGGGAGCAGGCGGCCAGCCGCCGCGCCGAGCTGATTCGCTTTGCCGACGATTTCGAGAGCGCGGTCGGCGCCATCGTCTCCAACGTCTCGGCCTCCGCCGTGCAGCTGGAATCGGCGGCATCCACGCTGACCCGCACCGCCGAGACCACGCAGAGCCTGTCGAGCCAGGTCGCCGGCGTCTCCGAGCAGGCCTCCTCCAACATGCAGTCGGTCGCAACCGCGACCGAGGAGCTCTCGGCTTCGGTCGAGGAGATCGGCCGCCAGGTCCGTGATTCCAGCCGCATTGCCGAAAATGCCGTGGTGCAGGCGAGGGAGACCGACGGCCGTATCGGCAAGCTGTCGCATGCCGCCCAGCAGATCGGCGAGGTGGTCAAGCTGATCACGGCGATCGCCGAGCAGACCAATCTCCTGGCGCTCAACGCCACCATCGAGGCGGCTCGCGCCGGTGAGGCCGGCCGCGGTTTCGCCGTGGTCGCAAGCGAGGTGAAGTCGCTGGCGAGCCAGACCGCGAAGGCGACGGACGAGATCTCCTCGCACATCACGGGCATGCAGGGCGCCACGGCCGAATCGGTCGCCGCGATCAAGGAGATCGGCGCGACCATCGGCCAAATCTCGTCGATCTCGACCTCGATCGCGAGCGCGGTGGAGCAGCAGGGCGCGGCGACGCAGGAGATCGCGCGCAGCGTCCAGACGGTCGCGCAGGGCACCCAGACGGCCGCCACCGACATCGGCGAGGTCAACCGCGGCGCCGCCGAGACCGGCTCGGCCTCGGAGGAGGTGCTGCATTCGGCCAAGACGCTGTCGAGCGAAAGCACCCGCCTGCGCGCCGAGCTCGACCGCTTCATGGCGAATATCAGGGCGGCGTAA
- a CDS encoding trehalose-6-phosphate synthase, whose protein sequence is MNLVVVSNRVARGKPNEPMTGGLAAALLPVVEHSGAIWVGSSGRVRDGHQKEPFAEIEALGTGAIATLDLPAAHYGGYYEGFANSALWPALHSRSDLIRVSREDYVSYREVNAFMARALMRFRKTKTAFWVQDYHFLALGAELRELGVDDPIGFFLHTPWPVAAVMQGVPNHRELITAMLAYDLLGFQTHEDCQNFLGYAGGELGLAVEDGVVLSQHGRTRCEVFPIGIDAEKFAAYAAKSASHPDVSRLRRSLNGERLAIGVDRLDYSKGLVNRISAFDRLWTEQPQFARSISLLQIANPSRGAIEAYGNLQNEVARLVTDVNGRHGEVDWTPIRYLNKGFSQAVLAGLYRTAQIGVVTPLHDGMNLVAKEYVAAQNPADPGVLVLSKFAGAANELDTALLVNPHDIDGMTRAIAVAAAMPLTERKMRWDAMMKKLRGHTIQQWSADFVAELEKCRTEKAAVAPLATQPPQALRWLRSAISGVRLI, encoded by the coding sequence GTGAACTTAGTCGTCGTTTCAAATCGCGTTGCCCGCGGCAAGCCAAATGAACCCATGACGGGCGGCCTTGCGGCAGCCTTGTTGCCGGTGGTGGAACATTCAGGAGCAATCTGGGTGGGTTCCTCGGGCCGCGTGCGTGATGGTCATCAGAAGGAACCGTTCGCCGAAATCGAAGCGTTGGGGACCGGCGCAATCGCGACGCTGGACCTGCCGGCGGCGCATTACGGCGGCTATTACGAAGGCTTCGCCAATTCGGCGCTGTGGCCGGCGCTGCATTCGCGCAGCGATCTGATCCGCGTCTCGCGCGAAGATTATGTCAGCTATCGCGAGGTCAACGCCTTCATGGCGCGCGCCTTGATGCGCTTTCGAAAAACCAAGACCGCGTTCTGGGTGCAGGATTATCATTTCCTCGCGCTCGGCGCGGAGCTGCGCGAGCTCGGTGTCGATGATCCCATCGGTTTCTTCCTGCACACGCCGTGGCCCGTCGCCGCGGTGATGCAAGGCGTGCCCAATCATCGCGAGCTGATCACGGCGATGCTGGCCTATGATCTGCTCGGCTTCCAGACCCATGAGGACTGCCAGAACTTCCTCGGCTATGCCGGCGGCGAGCTCGGCCTTGCGGTCGAGGACGGCGTCGTGCTGTCGCAGCACGGCCGCACCCGCTGCGAAGTCTTCCCCATCGGCATCGACGCGGAAAAATTCGCAGCCTATGCCGCGAAATCAGCATCGCATCCCGACGTGTCGCGGCTGCGGCGCAGCCTCAATGGCGAGCGCCTCGCGATTGGCGTCGACCGCCTCGACTATTCCAAGGGACTCGTCAACCGCATCAGCGCGTTCGACCGGCTGTGGACCGAGCAGCCGCAATTCGCGCGCAGCATCTCGCTGCTTCAGATCGCGAACCCCTCGCGCGGCGCCATCGAAGCCTATGGCAATCTCCAGAACGAGGTCGCGCGCCTCGTCACCGACGTCAACGGTCGTCACGGCGAGGTGGACTGGACGCCGATCCGCTATCTCAACAAGGGCTTCAGCCAGGCCGTGCTCGCGGGCCTCTATCGCACCGCGCAGATCGGCGTGGTGACGCCGCTGCACGACGGCATGAACCTCGTCGCCAAGGAATATGTCGCGGCCCAAAACCCGGCCGATCCCGGCGTGCTGGTGCTGTCGAAGTTCGCGGGCGCGGCCAACGAGCTCGACACCGCCTTGCTGGTCAATCCGCACGACATCGACGGCATGACGCGCGCGATCGCGGTCGCGGCAGCGATGCCGCTCACCGAGCGCAAGATGCGCTGGGACGCCATGATGAAGAAGCTGCGCGGCCACACCATCCAGCAATGGTCGGCCGACTTCGTCGCCGAGCTGGAGAAGTGCCGCACCGAGAAGGCCGCGGTCGCTCCGCTCGCAACCCAGCCGCCGCAGGCCCTGCGCTGGCTGAGGTCCGCGATATCAGGCGTGCGGTTGATCTGA
- a CDS encoding methyl-accepting chemotaxis protein, translating to MSVKSKSSKSSLLNLRFRAKIILGFVAVLAILAVSMAFAFFGFERIAGAVASYRTSVSEADLARTVDRELVAYQGLARAYTLTGAADDETAAKAAEENLRSAIGKSMAATTGAARREQVGKLEAEFQRFTKVFGEIITLTRENNKIAADELNSVGNKIRFKFDDLADSAALAGLASVQTTAKDVTSQYLAVSTSVSAFVAKPEPKTADGVIARIKFLETLLVSIYANDQKITDRVTEIGNLLKQYRTSFAKLTENVKVIVKSNGEMTKTAATILKLSAELRSDLTADQQRIEAGANATIVETEQLMLMLALGGLAIGAVLAWMLGNGISRPMIAMCKAMRELASGNFDVVLPGLGRKDEIGEMAGAVEEFKVQAVAKAERDAAASEVQNREQAASRRAELIRFADDFESAVGAIVSNVSASAVQLESAASTLTRTAETTQSLSSQVAGVSEQASSNMQSVATATEELSASVEEIGRQVRDSSRIAENAVVQARETDGRIGKLSHAAQQIGEVVKLITAIAEQTNLLALNATIEAARAGEAGRGFAVVASEVKSLASQTAKATDEISSHITGMQGATAESVAAIKEIGATIGQISSISTSIASAVEQQGAATQEIARSVQTVAQGTQTAATDIGEVNRGAAETGSASEEVLHSAKTLSSESTRLRAELDRFMANIRAA from the coding sequence ATGTCGGTCAAGTCGAAGTCGAGCAAGTCCAGTCTGCTCAATCTGCGCTTTCGCGCAAAAATCATCCTCGGCTTCGTGGCGGTGCTCGCCATCCTCGCCGTCAGCATGGCGTTTGCCTTTTTCGGCTTCGAGCGGATCGCAGGCGCCGTGGCATCCTATCGGACCAGCGTTTCCGAAGCGGACCTCGCGCGGACGGTCGATCGCGAACTGGTTGCCTATCAAGGATTGGCACGGGCCTATACGTTGACGGGCGCGGCCGACGACGAGACCGCGGCCAAGGCAGCGGAAGAGAATCTGAGGAGCGCGATCGGCAAGTCGATGGCCGCCACGACCGGTGCCGCCCGCCGCGAGCAGGTCGGCAAGCTCGAGGCCGAATTCCAGCGCTTCACGAAAGTATTCGGCGAGATCATCACCCTGACGCGCGAGAACAACAAGATCGCGGCCGACGAGCTCAACAGCGTCGGCAACAAGATCCGCTTCAAGTTCGACGATCTCGCAGATAGTGCCGCGCTGGCCGGGCTCGCATCGGTCCAGACCACGGCCAAGGACGTCACCTCGCAATATCTCGCGGTCTCCACCTCGGTCAGCGCCTTCGTCGCCAAGCCGGAGCCGAAGACCGCCGACGGCGTCATCGCCCGCATCAAATTCCTGGAGACCTTGCTGGTCTCGATCTATGCCAACGACCAGAAGATCACCGACCGCGTCACCGAGATCGGCAATCTGCTGAAGCAGTACCGCACCTCCTTCGCCAAGCTGACCGAGAACGTGAAGGTCATCGTCAAGTCGAACGGCGAGATGACCAAGACGGCGGCGACCATCCTCAAGCTCTCGGCCGAGCTGCGCTCGGACCTGACTGCTGACCAGCAGCGCATTGAGGCGGGCGCCAATGCGACGATCGTGGAGACCGAGCAATTGATGCTGATGCTCGCGCTGGGTGGCCTTGCCATCGGTGCCGTGCTGGCCTGGATGCTCGGCAACGGCATCTCGCGTCCGATGATCGCGATGTGCAAGGCGATGCGGGAGCTGGCCTCGGGCAATTTCGACGTCGTGCTGCCCGGTTTGGGCCGCAAGGACGAGATCGGCGAGATGGCCGGTGCGGTCGAGGAGTTCAAGGTTCAGGCCGTCGCCAAGGCCGAGCGCGATGCCGCCGCCAGCGAAGTCCAGAACCGGGAGCAGGCGGCCAGCCGCCGCGCCGAGCTGATTCGCTTTGCCGACGATTTCGAGAGCGCGGTCGGCGCCATCGTCTCCAACGTCTCGGCCTCCGCCGTGCAGCTGGAATCGGCGGCATCCACGCTGACCCGCACCGCCGAGACCACGCAGAGCCTGTCGAGCCAGGTCGCCGGCGTCTCCGAGCAGGCCTCCTCCAACATGCAGTCGGTCGCAACCGCGACCGAGGAGCTCTCGGCTTCGGTCGAGGAGATCGGCCGCCAGGTCCGTGATTCCAGCCGCATTGCCGAAAATGCCGTGGTGCAGGCGAGGGAGACCGACGGCCGTATCGGCAAGCTGTCGCATGCCGCCCAGCAGATCGGCGAGGTGGTCAAGCTGATCACGGCGATCGCCGAGCAGACCAATCTCCTGGCGCTCAACGCCACCATCGAGGCGGCTCGCGCCGGTGAAGCCGGCCGTGGCTTCGCCGTGGTCGCAAGCGAGGTGAAGTCGCTGGCGAGCCAGACCGCGAAGGCGACGGACGAAATCTCCTCGCACATCACGGGCATGCAGGGCGCCACGGCCGAATCGGTCGCCGCGATCAAGGAGATCGGCGCGACCATCGGCCAGATCTCGTCGATCTCGACCTCGATCGCCAGCGCCGTGGAGCAGCAGGGCGCGGCGACGCAGGAGATCGCGCGCAGTGTCCAGACGGTCGCGCAGGGCACCCAGACGGCCGCCACCGACATCGGCGAGGTCAACCGCGGCGCCGCCGAGACCGGCTCGGCCTCGGAGGAGGTGCTGCATTCGGCCAAGACGCTGTCGAGCGAAAGCACCCGCCTGCGCGCCGAGCTCGACCGCTTCATGGCGAATATCAGGGCGGCGTAA
- a CDS encoding MFS transporter produces the protein MELQQSRALNHGSAIAAVAADRIVETSIPSRLDALPWSGFHTRVVLALGITWILDGLEVTLAGALSGALKQSTSLHFSNLDLGIANSAYLAGAVLGALGFGWLTDRIGRKKLFFITLALYLSATAATALSWDVASYALFRFLTGAGIGGEYTAINSTIQELVPARYRGWTDLVINGSFWIGAAMGAVAAIVLLDPATIGPDLGWRLAYLIGAMLGLFVLLMRMWIPESPRWLMIHGRPDEAHAIVDEIERSVVGHGQDPGEGRFPKIRLRMRDHTPIPEVVHTLFSAYRQRALVGLVLMSAQAFFYNAIFFTFALVLTDFYGIRSDHVGWYLLPFAAGNFLGPLLLGRLFDTLGRRTMIMFTYGVSGLLLALSGYLFSIGALSAQGQTIAWMVIFFFASPAASAAYLTVSETFPLEVRALAIAVFYAVGTGIGGVIGPALFGALIDTGSRTSVFAGYLLGSILMIAAAIVAWRYAVAAERKSLEEIARPLAFME, from the coding sequence ATGGAATTGCAGCAAAGCCGAGCGCTGAATCATGGATCTGCGATTGCGGCCGTGGCGGCTGATCGCATCGTCGAGACCAGCATTCCCTCGCGCCTCGACGCCCTGCCATGGAGCGGCTTTCATACCCGTGTCGTGCTCGCGCTCGGCATCACCTGGATCCTGGACGGGCTCGAGGTGACGCTGGCCGGCGCGCTCTCGGGCGCATTGAAGCAGAGCACGTCGCTGCATTTCTCCAATCTCGATCTCGGCATCGCCAATTCCGCTTATCTTGCCGGCGCGGTGCTGGGTGCGCTCGGCTTCGGCTGGCTCACCGACCGCATCGGTCGCAAAAAACTGTTCTTCATCACGCTTGCACTTTATTTGTCGGCGACGGCTGCGACGGCGCTGTCATGGGACGTCGCCAGCTACGCGCTGTTTCGTTTCCTCACCGGCGCCGGCATCGGCGGCGAATACACCGCGATCAACTCCACCATCCAGGAGCTGGTGCCCGCGCGCTATCGCGGCTGGACCGATCTCGTCATCAACGGCAGCTTCTGGATCGGCGCCGCGATGGGCGCAGTGGCGGCCATCGTGCTGCTCGATCCTGCAACGATCGGTCCCGATCTCGGCTGGCGCCTCGCCTATCTGATCGGCGCGATGCTCGGCCTCTTCGTGCTCCTGATGCGGATGTGGATACCGGAAAGTCCACGCTGGCTGATGATCCATGGTCGTCCCGACGAGGCCCACGCCATCGTCGACGAGATCGAGCGCTCAGTGGTCGGACATGGCCAGGACCCGGGCGAGGGGCGCTTTCCGAAGATTCGCCTCAGGATGCGCGATCACACGCCGATCCCCGAGGTCGTCCACACATTGTTCTCGGCCTATCGCCAGCGCGCGCTGGTCGGCCTCGTGCTGATGAGCGCCCAGGCGTTCTTCTACAATGCCATCTTCTTCACCTTCGCGCTGGTCTTGACCGATTTCTACGGCATCCGCTCCGATCACGTCGGCTGGTATCTGCTGCCCTTCGCCGCCGGCAATTTCCTCGGGCCGCTGCTGCTCGGCCGCCTGTTCGATACGCTCGGCCGCCGCACCATGATCATGTTCACCTATGGCGTGTCGGGCTTGCTGCTGGCGCTGTCCGGCTATCTGTTCTCGATCGGCGCGCTCAGCGCGCAGGGGCAGACCATCGCCTGGATGGTGATCTTCTTCTTCGCCTCGCCCGCCGCGAGCGCGGCCTATCTCACCGTGAGCGAGACCTTTCCCCTGGAGGTGCGCGCGCTGGCGATCGCGGTGTTCTATGCAGTCGGCACCGGCATCGGCGGCGTGATCGGGCCGGCGCTGTTCGGCGCACTGATCGACACGGGATCGCGCACCAGCGTATTCGCAGGCTATCTGCTGGGGTCGATCTTGATGATCGCGGCGGCGATCGTGGCGTGGCGCTACGCCGTCGCGGCCGAGCGCAAATCGCTCGAAGAAATCGCGCGGCCGCTTGCCTTCATGGAGTAG
- the otsB gene encoding trehalose-phosphatase produces the protein MKSELAEMALDEKRTMLDDEAPDAVPVPHALVPHLDETAILLDIDGTLLDLMPTPREVWVPPGLSETLRHLTERTSGALALVSGRSLNDIDLIFAPDVFRAVAGHGAEMRLSVDNEADAVHAPPLDKELKRRLAAIAKLSPGILLEDKGYSLALHYRLAPHAEKAIYEAVSFIRAELPNAPIEVLPGKFVCEIKNSGFTKATGVRELMTHEPFKGRRPIFIGDDVTDETVFAIMPDMNGLAFSVGRRAMGVNGHFDAPSDVRAFLARLLDPS, from the coding sequence ATGAAATCGGAACTTGCGGAAATGGCCCTGGACGAGAAGCGCACGATGCTGGACGACGAGGCTCCTGACGCGGTGCCGGTGCCGCATGCGCTGGTGCCGCATCTCGATGAGACCGCCATCCTGCTCGACATCGACGGCACGCTGCTCGACCTGATGCCGACGCCGCGCGAGGTGTGGGTACCGCCGGGGCTGTCGGAAACACTGAGGCATCTGACCGAGCGCACCTCCGGCGCGCTGGCGCTGGTCAGCGGCCGCTCGCTCAACGACATCGATCTGATCTTCGCGCCCGACGTGTTCCGCGCGGTCGCCGGCCACGGCGCCGAGATGCGGCTGTCGGTGGACAATGAGGCCGATGCCGTGCACGCGCCGCCGCTGGACAAGGAGCTGAAGCGGCGGCTCGCCGCGATCGCCAAGCTCAGCCCCGGCATTCTGCTGGAGGACAAGGGCTATTCGCTGGCGCTGCACTACCGCCTCGCGCCGCATGCGGAGAAGGCGATCTATGAAGCCGTGTCGTTCATCCGGGCAGAGCTGCCCAATGCGCCGATCGAGGTCCTGCCCGGGAAGTTCGTTTGCGAGATCAAGAATTCCGGCTTCACCAAGGCGACCGGGGTACGTGAGCTGATGACGCACGAGCCATTCAAAGGGCGCCGTCCGATCTTCATTGGCGACGACGTCACGGATGAGACCGTGTTCGCGATCATGCCCGACATGAACGGGCTCGCCTTCTCGGTCGGCCGCCGCGCGATGGGCGTGAACGGCCATTTCGACGCGCCGAGCGATGTGCGTGCGTTCCTTGCGCGGCTGCTCGATCCGAGTTGA